ttggagttatttgatagcattataaactatccaactcacataatgacttttgagaaacttaagagccttcccagaaacttgagaagcttatgaagcattctaaggtaccaaagtacagggtgtaacatATAGGGCATTTTAGAGTGATTCCATTCTTGATTCCTTATCGTGTGAAATTTTTTCGATCAACCTCTAAATACTTTTTTGGAATTTACTCCTCCTTAGATGGATAATATGAGTTTTCTAGTGGGGATGGCTAGAGTATCAGCACATACTACCTAGGATTCGACAATATCTATGACCACCTTGGCTTCTTTGGATCCAGTGTTGGAGATTCAGCGTCTTGATGAGCATACGCCCTAGGCAGGAGTAATTTTGGGTGCATCGAGCAGTTCTCATCCTAGAGTTGGATCTGTTGGTCCTCAGCAAGGTTCTTCGCTAGTTTTTGAATATATGATTGAGTTTCTGGAGTGGGTTGGATAGACTCCCCCTTGTTTCCTACTGAGTGAGAGTTGATTCAGGGGTGTATTGATGgattaatattttttgcttCCCCTAGTATCACAACACTTGGTAGTAGTGGGGTCTAATTTTCCCCAAGTGGTCAGTTATGTGAGGTCTATGGAGCATGCATATATGGAGACCTACAGAGGTAGATATAGGAGATCCTGCCTTCAGTGCAATAGAGATAACACCTTGACTCGAGGTAGGCATCATTCTAGTGAGGGTCAGCTTCACACTAGACCTACCATACCCATGGTGGGAACACCTCAGGTTTCAGGCGGTCTTGTGACAGGTTATAGTATCCATGGTGGACAAAATTAATGACGGACCTCTCATCATTTGCTATCCGGGCATTCCAATTTTGGGGTTCATACTAATTCAGTTGGTTTATCTCAGTTGGCTATATTTGGTGGAAAGTGTTATACGTGCGGTGAGTTTGGGCATTCGGCTAGCGAGTATCCTACAGTCATACATCACAGACGAAAAGCTTGATAGGATCAGGTTCATAGGGCTCAGGGAAAGTCAGTTAGAGGTGGTACCCCGAGTGTTGAGGCTAGTGGTTCAGATATTCAGTCGAGGCCAGGCACATTCAATCCCATACTTCTGTAGGTCAGACAGAGGACGAGGCTCCGGGTATCAATcgtatttatgtaaattttatttctaggacCTTCCTTGCTTATAGTGCTTGGGTGTTAGGGTCTTTGTACCCATCAGTGATTTCTTGTCTTGTTAGATCTATCTTGTGAATATGGTAGTTACTCTACATGGACTTATGTGGGCATGTTGACTTAGCCTGATTACTTGCCTATTGTTTCCTATGACAGTTTTACTTAGAACTATGTGTATGTGTTTATATTCCTTAGGTGacttcttttagtagtggatcatattGGTGTTACTGTTATGTGGCagtagtggtagagttataccTTGTGGATGTTGAGCTTAGTTGATTGCTCTGGGGGATTCTTGTTTAGCCATCCTAGAGTTTTCTTGAGTTTGCCATTTTCCCCCTTCCTAGCTTGCCCCTCCTAGTGTGCTTAGTTGGTGTGAGACTGTTGTCGAGAGAGGGGTGTGTCAGTATCTATGGCCCTTGTGGTCTACTTTGGATTTCGTTCATTGATTctttcttatttctatttaataTTCTTAGTTTCTAAGGTGGCAAAGTTAATATTGACCCTTCAGATTTGGCTGGGTTGACTCTTTATGGTATGTTTGATGGTTAAGTTATTGGGTCAGCTGGTTGTGTGATGCACTGTCAGATGGCTATTTTTGAGTTGGGAAGGCTGGAACTAGAATTGCCTTTATTTATTCTAAGTATGGTGATGTTTTAGATTGAAGTGTTATGTAAAAAGGATTTTATTGGGATTAATGGAAGAGATAGAGTCATACAATTGTGATCGACCAGCGGTTAGctaaaaaggggtgaatatggAGTGAGAGCATTCATATTGATGAGTTGTGTCTTATTAGAATTGCCTTAGTGTGCTCTTGTGACTtatggacttttaggtggttggTTAATACGCAAAATTTTAGTCACAAGCTTGTTTTACCTTATAACTAAAACTACCTTCAATCTCGGTGATTTGGTGTTGTGCCTTGGCTCTGCCGGTAAACTATAGAGGGTGTGTCGATGGTTCAAAGAGTCAAATTGTTGATTTGGGTCTTCTGTTGTGGTGTGCTTTTACTAATTCAGACTTTGGCTCCATGGGCGAATGAAATTCCTCAAATGACTCTCCTTCAGGATAGATTCAAAGTAATTCATCGAATCATCTCCTGATTTCTTATTTAGGGTGCGAGGTTCGTGGGTGTCATTGTGGTTAGCTGAAAGCGTTCCTTGTGATGGTTCAGTTTTATTTGTGGTCACTCTTTAAAAAGGGTTTATATGCTTGCTGGCTACCTACTGGCTCAGTTTTTGTTGGATTATGGTGGTTGACTCAAATTTGCACTTGTGGAGTGATACCATAATTTGAATTTTCTATTCAATTCACTCATGGCAGTACTTTTCGATTGCTTTGGGGTTGGATTCTCATATTGATTCAGTTTTCTAGAAACTCCATTGGTAGCAGAGTAACATTGGAGTTGGTATCAGTACAACTTTTTTTTCCACCCATGGATTTGGTTTTCAATTGGAGTAGCCTTTTTAGTTTTGAAAGATAGACTTCAACCTCAATTTCTTAGTTTTGGGAGTCATTAGGTTAGAGCAATGGGTTTGTGCACTGGGCTAAGTTgcttattttgagttcttgcctCTCTTCGATGTTCAGGTGGTGGTTGCATGTCCTTAGTGTTTAGTTGGACAGTGTTCAGACGGTGTAAGAATTATTACTGTGGTTTAGGCTGGATAGGATATCCATTAGGACTAAAGAGTCTTGAGTTTGGAGTATAAAGCAAAGAGTTCAACTAGGGAGTTATTTAGAATATTCTCTTGTTTGTTGGTTGCCTAATTCTGAGAAATTATTGTGATTTTGGCTTATCTCAGATGAGTCTGTTGCGTTCGGTTGAGTTTGTTCTTGTTGAGTTAAAGTTAGTatcaaaagagagaaattgGAAGTTCGGTTGAGTTATAAAGATGAAAAGTGAATTTGGAAGTTTTCTCTTAGCTTGAGTTTTTGGTTGGCGTTGCCGGACCCAAGAAGGTACCTATAGGTCTGGCGGAGCTTGCAAGCCTAGCTTTCTAATCTTTTCGTGCCCTTGGGTTCCTTTCTATCCTTTGACTTTCGAGGAAGAAAGTCCTTTAGTAGTGGGTGTTGTAATGGTCCGCCAGGGCATTTTCATCCTTTTTGATCTTTTCAATATTAAAAGTTTTTCTGtacgaccccaagtcatttatgacttgttggcatgTTCATGTAGCccaatatacaatattatacaaCATTATACCTTCAAAGATGAACATTATCTATAATGTTTCAACCTTCTCTAATAGCATATAAGGGGTGTTTATATGCAAATATATAGGTTGAATTGTGTATTTATACATAAAGTATAACTACATGAtataaatatctttaaaaataGACATAAAgcgtatttttttcaaaacatcATTATGCATACAATGTTACAAGACTAAGCCTTGCaattttttaattgaagaaaacaTCTGATCATGATTCATGTTGGTAAAATATGTGTTCTATATGATGCCAAAGGAAAACACAACTACACGCGATGACactaacataaaataaattttaaaaattgaaagtgTCTTTTCTGATTTTTATTATAAAGATAGTCAAATACATGACATAAAAGCAATGAAACGGAGAAGAAAGTGGCACAAATTGGATTTTGTTTTCttaactttatttatttgtaaatttctatcatttgtcattaatattaaatttattaacaCATGATATGATAAGATACAtgacaaatttaaaaatattttcttatatgcTCATTATAATTAGTTACTAatccaagaaaaaaaattagtattGAATTAACATATAACCATGCATGTGTCTTAATTTAAAGAGCATGTTGACTTGGCTTTCAAGTTATGATACGTGAATAGTTTACTTGCAAAAATGATATTTAACGGTGAAAATTATTGTACCATTTTGAGATCATAAAAAGGTGATATTCTATCAAAATAGTGTCTTtttattggaaaaaaaaagtgtgTTACATTATTTCAATTCTTTAACTTGACAATGAAATAACGTGCTGACTTAAGTTCGACTCATATACTTTATGAAAAATCCCCTTGAAATAATCAAAAGTATGAGGGTGATGtaactaaattaattaaatgTTAATATCAAATATAGTATCTAATTTAATTTGTGGAACTTCAGATATATAATTTACTTAAATTTATATTCTTTTTCCAACTCTTACAAAATGTTCAGTAGAGATATGATTGATTTGACGATTTATTGATTGTAATCAGTGATATAGATGgcatgataaaaataaataggcAAAAATGAATAGGTGTCTATCTTCTACAATTGAAAGAAAGGATCTTGAAAAAACTGTATGATATTACGATCAAGACTAGTGAGGGTTAGGTGTTGAGCTAATCTCAATATAGGAACCAGTAATTTGATATAAAAGAGGTTAACACCCCCTTTTGATTTAAGTATCAGGTAAACAAAGAATAATGAAAGAGCTTGTGGCTTAATTAGATTGTTTATGCAAATACTATCGGAGAGTCATTCTCAAAGTTCTTTATTTTTCTAAGAAGATTATCTATTTGACTCTTCAATACTTAAAATTACTTGCATGACTAGATATACGTGTGCACCGCATGTGatgaaaaactaatatattattaaaagtggGAGTTCTAATGTGTAAGCCTTGAAAACAGTCTCTGACAGAAATTAAGGCGGCATACAATAGactcttgtggtcgggcccttccccggaccctgcgcatagtgAAAGTTTAAGTGCACCAGGCTGCccttttatataattaattaaatagtaaaagtaaaattattattactTAAAATGCTTTAATTTGTATTAGACGTGGGTTGCATGTATGGCTAATAAGTGATTATGGGACTTGAATAACCAGCAATTAACTAAAAAGTAGAcagtaaaaataattaaatgatggACATTAAAAAAGAAGACTTGAATGCCCTCAGGAATCAATGAATTGTAACGGGCAtactttcaattttttcattcaATGTTGATTCCTTTTATCTTCGCACGTAACTTATTCATTCATTTCaaacttttcattttctttctatcACTTATAAATATAAGATATGAAATCAGTTAGACTTTACCAAAAATCattctcaattttaaaaaaataaatcattctTTTTCATTTGGCATACTTGCTTACCATCTACAATATACACAATCAATTTATAGACATAACTGATAGATGATTGTTAAAGAAGAATCACACTACATGAAGAAAGTTGTCCAGAATATGGAATGAAAGAAGGAAGACTCGACTAAGATTATCGCATCAAGAGTTTTTTTTTGTAGTGTTTTCTTTGTTGGATGTGCTCTATGCTTATAGTTCTTCATGTTCTACgaatattttcataattattgGATTTGGttacataaaattttatttatgatgtACTCCTAGCTGATTTTCAGTAAAAAAATAGTGTTACCTATGCTATTtctatatttcttatttttatcgTGTTTTAATTTCTGAAAttgaatataaaattttatgaaattaaaattCAGCCTTCTAAGGATGCAagttaaatataatattaatgagTTTCAGTTTCTTTCACaatttactctctttcttttataGTAAAATCAGTAATAAGTATAATTATCAATTAAATAAGTTGTCATTTCATAAATAAAACTTGGCTTACAAATATAGTAAATGATCAACCAAGAAGGATGAAAATTGTGCCATCTTTCACTAATTTGATAAGATAATTAAAGTTTTATTTATCTCAACTTCAATGATATACAAGTAGAGGAATATGAAACATATAGAAGATAACCTAAATCATCATAAACCAAAACTATAATTTTATAGAATTTATCATATTACAATTTCATATccaaaaaactaataaaattacataatataGTTAGATTTATATATCTTGAACTACACGTGTAACGATAGATAGATGATAAAGCACCGGCTACACCTACAATGTTATGTCCTCACATTTGCTTCGCCAAATCAGACCGGCGACAAAAAAGAATATAGAGTAGCACATGAAGAATACCCTAAACGAAGCAGAATTGTAAAGTCATCAATATTAGATACAGCAACTTTATActgaaatatgaaattaaattcAAACTCTTACAGGAAAAAAGGTAGTGTAGCAACTCAATCCATGTAGGAATAAACCATTGTAGAGAGTCAAGACCATCAAAGTTAAAAGACACTAAAAATGTTGTTTTGTTTCTCAAACAAAAACTAAGAATGCTTTTATCTTCTTCCAGCCAGTGAAGCTCATACTACAGCCATCCCAGTTTATCTTTCCAGAACAACTATAAAGCATTGTATTCTGATAGAATTGATACATTAAAGAAGAGATAATTATTCTATTTGTGATCTCAAGGACACAAAACTATGTCTTCACTTCAAGATTTTGGACTCAATTTCTTCCAAGGTCAAGCCTTTAGTCTCTGGAACAGAGGTGACCACAAACAGAAGTGACAACAAAGCAATCACTCCAAATAGAAGGAAAAGATTTTCTGCCCCAAGCAACTCCTGCAAAGTGGAAACCATGACAAATCTGACACAGGTTACAGTGGAATTGACATTTGCAGGAGAACAAATTCTTACCTTGAGAGGTGAAAAGGCAAAGGTCACTATCGCATTAGAACCAAAATTGGTGAGAACAGCTAGACTTATCCCCTTCCCTCTGGTGCGGAGTGGGAAAATCTCTGATACCATAAGCCAGCTAATAGGCCCAAAAGATATCTTCAATGCCATGGAACAAACATATTTCAATGAGGTCATTTATCACACTGACAAATCACGGCATTCAAGGTGATATAATGCTTGGTtactaatataaaaaaaaatatatacttttaAGCAATTACCTTTTCTCACTGGTACTATAATCATCATAGTTTAAAACGCTAACTAAATCTTATATGGTTATTTAAGGATAAAAGAACTTATACAGTTATCTGATGCTAATATAGAAGAGAATAAAGTCTCTCCTAGTTCATGCAACATAATCGAACCAAAATGGTTCAACTTAACTGAAGCTCTACAATCAATCACTTCATAAGGTCTACGCATACCAAGTTTAAAAGATACAACTTCACTGAAGAATGTCATTCATAAACAATGTACCTTTCAATCCCTAATGATCAAAATCTACGGCAATAAAAGCATTAATTAACATGTTACTCCGATTATTTCAAATTGAATGTCGTTCTCTGACTTTGAAGTGGCTTTTCAAAACGAAGACATCCCTATAGCATAGCAATTGACTATCAACAAATCCATATTATGCAATACATTTTCTAGGACTGCAAATGGATATGAGAATTTAAAGACATATTTCTCTCACTAATACCTAAAGGAATCtatgttcaaaaataataaattgttcCCGAATAGTATTAGGATGAAATGCGCCACAATATAACAGATTGGATGCAGAGAATTCATTGGCCAGACATCAGTTAGGATTGAAGTTTAGTTGATTGACTGATCGGTGTagaagaattaattaatttgagaaaAGGAAAAGTTATGTAATCAAAAAAACTTTTCTCAATTGTGAGTTATCATTAACTTGCCAAATACACTAGATTGATTATGTTGACCTACTAATAAATTAGTAAAAGCTATCAagtaaaatttcttttataattgaGAAATCCCCGAAGGTCAGTAGCATTCAGTCCgaactcggtggataatggaCAACCCCTTTACCCTTCTCCATTTAAATACCAAGTGCTTGTCTGTGGCAGAGTTTTCAATCCATGACCTGTGCCTAACCCACACATCACAAGCTGCGCTCTTACCACTAGGGGACTACTTCCAATAAGGTAAATTGCAGACAAATTATGGATTTGGGGTATAAACAATCATTATTCATGTATTACATATTaaagagaagaaaggagaaACAAGTTGTCTGAAATAACTAGGAAGATGATTAGTAGATTAAGGTCAATACCCTAGTTTAAGTTAATGGTGAATCGTCCCAAGAAACACCTACGAATTAGAGTTGTTTACGCAAGCAAGTCTGAGCATATGAGAGCATCACCTGGTAGCATCCCACGTACAGAAGCAGAGCAGAAGCAGCAACCAAAGGGTAACTGCCGAGAAATTTATAATAAGCTGAAAGAAGAAACAGTGATAGGGCCTGTAGATCACATCACACAAATAGCAACACTTTCTCTCAGAAATCATGCCAACATGGAGAAATATGAtctattataaaatgataagtaTCTAGAGTATAATCCTATAATTAGATGCGTACAATCCCACTGACTCCTCCTATCAACAATGGCCTTCTCCCAAGATCATCAGCTTTTAGGACAGCGACTGCTGTCATCAGTGACTGCAAGAGAAAAAGTAAACTCGATGTAAACAAAGAGTCAGAGTATTAGAGGGAAATTATCAATCCTTTTGATAAAAAGACTCAGGTTAATCTTCTTGAACGAGAGATAAACGACTTCTGCTGACTCCAGTTACTCAACTTACCTTAAATATACCAATAACGACTGAAACTCGAGCAGCATCCGCAGCCGCAGAAAAACCAGCACTCTAGGAACAAATTGCTTTAAAATTACCTTATGCAAGATCCTATTATTAGAAGGAGAAAGTTAAAAGAGTGTAGCTACCTGCAGAATTGAACCAGCATAATACAGAACGCTTGGCTGTCCAGTTATCTGTAAAAACTACCGCATAAGCTTGAAACCAAGAAACTATTTTGATGAAAACTGCAAAGTATCACAAGAAAAAAGGAGTAGCTCCATCTCAAACTGTATTTACCTGTTGAAAAAGGACCAAACCTCCTCCAATTTTAAATGCTTTCAAACTTGGTCCTTGCAATACCTCGAGAAAATTTCCTTCAGCTTCTTCATCTGTGTAGGCAGTTTTCAATGAGATAATAGTATCTTCTATTTGTTTTTCAGATACTTTATCACCAGCCGGGCGGCCTCTCAGTTTGCTCAATGCTCCAATAGCCTTCTCTTTGTATTCCTGCAATGGTCCTTTACCTTGAATTGCCCTCAGAAGTAACCATCTGGGAGAGGGTGGGAGAGTCCACATTCCAATCCCCATCAATAAAGCAATTGGGGAACTTAATCCAAACATGTAACGCCACCCTCCAATGACATCAATTTCATAGCTTCCTACAAAATAACCCAGCTGGAAATTCCATCATTCAATGTGATCCATTATTTCTCTTGGATGATATTAGAATATAAGAGATAAACATAGATAGATACACATACCAAAATACCCAGTACTATTGCCAACTCCTTCAAAGAGATTAATGTCCCTCTGATTTGTGATGGGCAAGTCTCTGCTATATATAGAGGTGCTCCATGCATTGCCTATTGAGATGAAGAATCTTAGTTAGTTGCTCATCCAATAGATTAAGCTGTGACAGAGACACACATATGGAAAGGTGGAACTGAGATGAGTTAAAAAGCAAACTAAAACCTACCAAACCAATTCCTAGTCCATAAACAAGCCGGCCCAACAAGAGTGCCCCTAATCCTGGAGCATAGGCAGTTAGTGAACCGCCAGACAAATATAAAATGGCAGCTATGATCAGTTCCCTCCTCCTTCCTTTACAAAccccaaaaaaaaagttaatattattatttctgaATCAGCAAAACTTTAAGTAATTGAACTTCACCTAGGAAATCAGCAAATGGGTAGGCGAGAATAGAGCCAATAAGAGCCCCATAAAGTGAACCGCTGACCTATATATATCCAAGGGAAAAACAAGGAGATATTCAAAAATTGGATATGTGAGAGCAATAATTACTCATGGAATATGCAACATAGAAAGCATACCACAAGACCAAGCTGAACAGCTGAGAGGTTGTACCAAGTCGTTCCACTAAGTGCAGGTGACTAAGAAATcagtttaaaaaagaaaaaaaaaatccataatTGATAGTACATGAACAGTAAAGCAGCTCAATGAAACTGACAGTTACCTTCAATGAGATGGTAGCACCTGAGGTCGCACCAATATCGTAGCCAAATAATAAACCGCCTAGGGCTGGGAAGATAAAAC
This DNA window, taken from Solanum dulcamara chromosome 3, daSolDulc1.2, whole genome shotgun sequence, encodes the following:
- the LOC129882529 gene encoding D-xylose-proton symporter-like 3, chloroplastic isoform X2: MAWYNPTVTLSKPPLLIRSKSLISNSCHFTAKKVIQCTRNYPLMARKKQNFLGKVALLPKGMLRLKVSASSGEEVESGYLEEFSWSSVILPFIFPALGGLLFGYDIGATSGATISLKSPALSGTTWYNLSAVQLGLVVSGSLYGALIGSILAYPFADFLGRRRELIIAAILYLSGGSLTAYAPGLGALLLGRLVYGLGIGLAMHGAPLYIAETCPSQIRGTLISLKELAIVLGILLGYFVGSYEIDVIGGWRYMFGLSSPIALLMGIGMWTLPPSPRWLLLRAIQGKGPLQEYKEKAIGALSKLRGRPAGDKVSEKQIEDTIISLKTAYTDEEAEGNFLEVLQGPSLKAFKIGGGLVLFQQITGQPSVLYYAGSILQSLMTAVAVLKADDLGRRPLLIGGVSGIALSLFLLSAYYKFLGSYPLVAASALLLYVGCYQISFGPISWLMVSEIFPLRTRGKGISLAVLTNFGSNAIVTFAFSPLKELLGAENLFLLFGVIALLSLLFVVTSVPETKGLTLEEIESKILK
- the LOC129882529 gene encoding D-xylose-proton symporter-like 3, chloroplastic isoform X3, which produces MAWYNPTVTLSKPPLLIRSKSLISNSCHFTAKKVIQCTRNYPLMARKKQNFLGKVALLPKGMLRLKVSASSGEEVESGYLEEFSWSSVILPFIFPALGGLLFGYDIGATSGATISLKSPALSGTTWYNLSAVQLGLVVSGSLYGALIGSILAYPFADFLGLGALLLGRLVYGLGIGLAMHGAPLYIAETCPSQIRGTLISLKELAIVLGILLGYFVGSYEIDVIGGWRYMFGLSSPIALLMGIGMWTLPPSPRWLLLRAIQGKGPLQEYKEKAIGALSKLRGRPAGDKVSEKQIEDTIISLKTAYTDEEAEGNFLEVLQGPSLKAFKIGGGLVLFQQITGQPSVLYYAGSILQSAGFSAAADAARVSVVIGIFKSLMTAVAVLKADDLGRRPLLIGGVSGIALSLFLLSAYYKFLGSYPLVAASALLLYVGCYQISFGPISWLMVSEIFPLRTRGKGISLAVLTNFGSNAIVTFAFSPLKELLGAENLFLLFGVIALLSLLFVVTSVPETKGLTLEEIESKILK
- the LOC129882529 gene encoding D-xylose-proton symporter-like 3, chloroplastic isoform X1; the encoded protein is MAWYNPTVTLSKPPLLIRSKSLISNSCHFTAKKVIQCTRNYPLMARKKQNFLGKVALLPKGMLRLKVSASSGEEVESGYLEEFSWSSVILPFIFPALGGLLFGYDIGATSGATISLKSPALSGTTWYNLSAVQLGLVVSGSLYGALIGSILAYPFADFLGRRRELIIAAILYLSGGSLTAYAPGLGALLLGRLVYGLGIGLAMHGAPLYIAETCPSQIRGTLISLKELAIVLGILLGYFVGSYEIDVIGGWRYMFGLSSPIALLMGIGMWTLPPSPRWLLLRAIQGKGPLQEYKEKAIGALSKLRGRPAGDKVSEKQIEDTIISLKTAYTDEEAEGNFLEVLQGPSLKAFKIGGGLVLFQQITGQPSVLYYAGSILQSAGFSAAADAARVSVVIGIFKSLMTAVAVLKADDLGRRPLLIGGVSGIALSLFLLSAYYKFLGSYPLVAASALLLYVGCYQISFGPISWLMVSEIFPLRTRGKGISLAVLTNFGSNAIVTFAFSPLKELLGAENLFLLFGVIALLSLLFVVTSVPETKGLTLEEIESKILK